GCGAGAAGTCGCAACCGAACGCACGGAGCCGTGCCGCATGAACCTGACGATCCTTCACCCCACCACACCCGAGGAGCTACAAACTGTCCGCGTGCTGTTCCAGGACTACGCCGACGCGCTGGGGATCGACCTCGGGTTTCAGAACTTTGCCGAGGAGCTGGCCGGGCTCCCCGGGAAATACGCGCCGCCAAGCGGCTGCATCCTGTTGGCCGAAGTCGACGGCCAGCCCGCGGGTGTCGTGGCCTTAAAGCCGCTGGAAGGCAATGCGTGTGAGATGAAGCGACTCTACGTCCGCTCGCCGTTCCGAAAGGAAGGAGTGGGCCGCACGCTCGCGGAACGAATCATTCAGGAAGCCAAACAACTCGGCTATCGTCGCATCCGACTGGACACCATTGCCCCGATCATGGGCAAAGCCGTTGCCCTCTACAGGGCACTGGGCTTTGAGGAAATCCCGCCCTACTGCGACAATCCCGTTCCGGGCGCAGTGTTCATGGAACTGCGATTAGCGCCGGATTCTGACGAATGAGCGCCACACCTGCGGCTCCTCTCAGAATGATTCAGGATTTGGCCCGACGATTGAAGTAATCTTCGTGCGACGGGTACACTTTTGCGCCGCGACGCCGGAGGAAATTCAGAATGGCGTGGTGCATTTCTCCTTCTTCTTCTCCCGGCAAGTCATCGACCAGAAGCGACATCAATTCTCCCCGACGATTGACAACGCAGATTTCGTGGCCGATCAAGAAGTAATCCTCGGCACTGGCTCCAGTCTCAGTCAATTCGGCAATTACATCATTATCGGGCACGGCCATACTTGCTCCTTTCCGCGAATCAATCACGGGAGCAGTTCGCTCACCAGAATGGACGCGCCCGGCGCCGCAAGCGGCGACATGCGGTCGGTAGGAGCCAGCGTCTGGCGCGTGCGGTACGCGGTCGCTCCCAATCCGGCCGGAAGCGGTTGCGGATCGCGAAAGACGAGCAACTGACTGTGTTCGACGTCTAGCACCCAGTAGTCCGGAATCCCCGCTTCGGCGTAGAGTTCCGCCTTCTCCGTGGTGTCGCGCGATAGCGTCGCATCGGCCACTTCCACCACGAGCAGCGCAGTCGTCGGGTGGTCGGTGTAGTCCTCGAACCGGCCGGCCACGACCATCACGTCCGGTTGCGGGTCGCTCTCGGCCAGCGCGAGCGGCTGCTCGTTACGCGACACCCACGCGACTCCCGCGAACACCCGTTCCAGTGCCAGCGCCGTCTTCCGACAGCCGACCACGTGCGGCCAGTTGATCGGGCTCATCTCGATGATCTCTCCGCGAATCCGCTCGACGCGCTTGTCAGCGAAGAACCCGAGTTCCCCGAGCCGGTAATACTGCTCGCGCGTGAAGCGGAACGGGCGCGGCGCGGCGGGCGGCGGTTTGGCGGTCATGGCACGTCTCCTCCACACCCAAACTAACCTCATTCCGTCCCCGGAACCAGATCGACGTCCCAACAACCTCGCGTCGCGTGCATCGTGAATACAGTAATTTCAGGCTGCTACGAGGTAGGGACACCCTTCGGGGCGATCCCGACAGTTGCTAACGGACGAGGACCAATTGATGCTGCGCGGATCGCTGCTCCCGCTCCTGACTCTGGTTCCGATCATCGCCCCCTCAAACACGTTCGCCGCCGACCCGCCACTCAAGGGCGCGGTGATCGTGGTCGACCCGGGACACGGGGGCCAGGGGTACGCGAAGAGTTACACCGGCGGAACTCGGGGCGTGAACTCAAAGATGACCGAGGGCGAACTCAATCTCAAAGTCGGGCTCGAACTCGCGAAGATCCTTCAGGAACAAGGGGCAACGGTCCACCTGACCCGCGTGGGCGACCACCGACTCAGCCCAGAGGGGTCGAGCAACTCCGACGAACTCCACGCCCGGATCGATTTCTTCGAGCACCACGAGTGCCACTTCTTCCTGTCCGTTCACCACAACGCGGGCGCCGCGGGCGCGACCGGTCACACGGCCCTGTACAAGCACAACGCGACCGACGACACCCTGTATGAAGCGATCGCCCGAGAGGTGAACGAGGCCCTCGACGGGGCGGTCCCGGGACCGAAGCGGGCGCTCATCAAGGGCAGCTACCACATTCTTCGGGAGACACCGATCCCGGGAACCATCGCCGAATCCGGGTTCATGACCAACCGGGACTTCGACGACCTCTCGATCCGGCCCGAGTACCCGAAGAAGGAAGCGGCGGCGATCGCGAAGGGAGCGGTGAAGTATTGGACGACTCACCAGGCCGCACTGGTTGCGCTCCGGGAGAAGCTCACGAAGGACCGGGCGGCAAAACCCCGCGACCCGAAGACCTACACCGCGATCGCCCTGAATCCGGCTCACAAGGAGCGGATGAAAGCCCTCCTCGACACCGTCGCCTCGGGCGGAAAGTACGAAGCGGCGAAAGCGGGCGAATACGTCGAAGCGTTCAGCAAAGCGGTAGCCACCGACCCGAAGGCGCGGTTCACCGTGAAGGCGGAAAACACCGGGGAGCGGATCAAGTTGACCGGAGAAGCCGACCAGAAGCTACACAACCAGTTAATCGACATGCTGGTAGCGATGAAGCTGTACGGGATCGTGAACGAGGTGCGTGTACCGAAGGCGAAATGACGCGCGAACGGGCCGAGCGCCCGGCTCTATGGGCGCCGGGCGCCCGATGGGTAAACCGATCCTGTGCTTCGCTCGTGCGAAGACACCTGCGTCGCTCTTGACACGTTTCGTGCTGTTGTTACCCTCCGGCTCCAA
This region of Gemmata massiliana genomic DNA includes:
- a CDS encoding N-acetylmuramoyl-L-alanine amidase family protein: MLRGSLLPLLTLVPIIAPSNTFAADPPLKGAVIVVDPGHGGQGYAKSYTGGTRGVNSKMTEGELNLKVGLELAKILQEQGATVHLTRVGDHRLSPEGSSNSDELHARIDFFEHHECHFFLSVHHNAGAAGATGHTALYKHNATDDTLYEAIAREVNEALDGAVPGPKRALIKGSYHILRETPIPGTIAESGFMTNRDFDDLSIRPEYPKKEAAAIAKGAVKYWTTHQAALVALREKLTKDRAAKPRDPKTYTAIALNPAHKERMKALLDTVASGGKYEAAKAGEYVEAFSKAVATDPKARFTVKAENTGERIKLTGEADQKLHNQLIDMLVAMKLYGIVNEVRVPKAK
- a CDS encoding Uma2 family endonuclease, with translation MTAKPPPAAPRPFRFTREQYYRLGELGFFADKRVERIRGEIIEMSPINWPHVVGCRKTALALERVFAGVAWVSRNEQPLALAESDPQPDVMVVAGRFEDYTDHPTTALLVVEVADATLSRDTTEKAELYAEAGIPDYWVLDVEHSQLLVFRDPQPLPAGLGATAYRTRQTLAPTDRMSPLAAPGASILVSELLP
- a CDS encoding GNAT family N-acetyltransferase encodes the protein MNLTILHPTTPEELQTVRVLFQDYADALGIDLGFQNFAEELAGLPGKYAPPSGCILLAEVDGQPAGVVALKPLEGNACEMKRLYVRSPFRKEGVGRTLAERIIQEAKQLGYRRIRLDTIAPIMGKAVALYRALGFEEIPPYCDNPVPGAVFMELRLAPDSDE